The candidate division WOR-3 bacterium genome segment AAAAGCGGGAGACGGGATTCGAACCCGCGACAATCGGCTTGGAAGGCCGAAGCTCTACCAACTGAGCTACTCCCGCAGAAAATGGCGAGGGTAGGATTCGAACCTACGAAGCCACTGGCAACAGATTTACAGTCTGCTCCCTTTGACCACTCGGGAACCTCGCCTACATCTGCTTCGCGATAGCTGGCGAAGGGATTTGAACCCCCGACCTGCTGATTACAAATCAGCTGCTCTACCGGCTGAGCTACGCCAGCGAAAATTAAGACGTTTAAGTTAACAATAATAGATAAAAAAGTCAAGTTTTTTTGCATATGGCGGTACGGGGAATCGAACCCCGGTTTGATGGCTGAGAACCACCCGTCCTGACCCCTAGACGATACCGCCTCGAAGTTCGATAATATAAATGTAAACGAATCCTCTTGTCAACGGAAAAATCACTTAAAAACGTTTTCTTCTCATTTCCCGAAAAGAAAACTGTTGACACCATATAAAAAAACATATTCTATATTCAAATGTCTTATTCTTCGGATAATAGCAGACGTCTGAAAATTTTTCTGGCGGTTTTTATCATAACCGCCATTTTTTTCACAACTCTCCTGTCTAAACTTATTTACGATTTCTTTAAAAACATGGCATATCAAAGAGACACAAACGCCTCCTGCCTTTGTATAAGGCTTTCGGGAAATTACAGGGAAATACCCGGCTTTTATCCGGCAGATCTTTTTTCAGGATATAATGACATCACCGTTGAAGATCTCATTCAAGCCATAAAGAAAGCACGCGGAGACGAGAACATACATTCTATTTTTCTCGAGATCCACGGAATTGAAAACGGATGGTCAAGTGTCTCCGACATTCGTAAAGAGCTCGAACATTTCAGACGCAACGGGAAAAAAGTTTACGTCTACATAAACGGAGCTACTGACAAAGAATACTTCCTCGCTTCCGTTGCTGATTCCATATACCTTTCTCCGACCGGTTCTCTCTTCATCGACGGCCTCTCTTCGACCGTATTGTTTTACGCAGGTCTTTCAGAAAAACTCGGCGTCCACTGGGAAGTTTTCAGCAAAGGAGACTACAAATCGGCGCCGAACGTTTTGACGGATACTTCTCTTTCAACATCTTCCAGGGAAGATTTGACGAAGATACTTACTTCAATACATGAATTGTACGTACTGGAAGTTGAAAAATACAGAGACGACCTCTTTATGCCTTACGACGTAATTCTCGACAGCGGACCATATCTTTCGGCCGCCAAAGCCTTGTCTCTTCATCTCGTCGACAGGCTGGAATCTTACGAAAACATATCCGCCCATTTCGGCATAGCCGACAGTTCGATAAACCCGAGAAAATACATCTCTCAAGACATAAATGCTTTTTCCAGAGAGAAATCCGTGTGCATAATTTTCATTGAAGGGGAGATATCGTACGGAGACAATTCGCTGTTTGGCTCCGATGAATCCCAAGACGCCCGAGTCATAGCCGAATTCATAATGAAAGCCGCCGACAATGACGGATTCAAAGCGCTGGTGATAAGAGTAAACAGTCCCGGTGGAGACCTCGACGCCTCATTTGCCATTGGAAAAGCCGTCGAATACGCCGCAAGCAGAAAGCCGGTCGTCGCCTCGATGGGCGACATGGCGGCATCGGGCGGTTACTTCGTATCCATGTATTCGGACGTCATAGTTGCTTCCGAATTCACCGTGACAGGATCGATAGGCGTTTTCATGCTGAAACCCGATGTTTCCGGTCTCCTGCTGAAAACCGGCCTGAGCGTGGACACGGTTAAAACGAATGTTTCCTCAGACTTCATGTCTATATACAGACCTTTGAGTCCGAGAGAAACCGAAATTCTTGAAAGTTATGCGAGCGAGGCGTATTCTCTTTTCACGTCTGAAGTCTCTCTGAACAGGGAACTCGATTCTGCTTTTGTCGAATCAGTCGCAGGCGGAAGAGTGTGGACAGGAAGAGAGGCGTACAAACTTGCTCTCATAGATACTCTTGGGGGACTTGATCTTGCAGTTGCAATAGCCAAAGAAATGGCCGAAATTTCAGTTGAAACAAGCATTGGCGTAGAAATATATCCGGAACCTTCATTCAGCATCAAGAACCTCAGGAAAAGGGCGTGGATGGCTATTGCCGGAAGAGTTTTTCCGGAAGCCTCGGGTATTCTTTTTCTCGGAGAAAAAAATTTCTCATTCAAGCCTTCTCTTATATTTCCGTACAAACTTGAAATTCACTGAAAATGTTTTCTCTTCTTTTAATAATTTCATTTCAAGCCGGAGAAATAGCTGAAAAACTGAAATTATCTGCTTCCGATCTGGCGGTCACTGCCGGAATGGCAATTTCTCTGGCCGAATTTACCGGTCCTGACGGCAGAACTGCAGATTCGATTCTTTGCGACGCTTTTCAAACCTTGGGCGACAACTGTGTCGTTTTCCTTGAATACTCAGACAGATCGACCTCAAAGTTCAGAATAGTAGTCCTCGACCGTTCGGGGACGCCGGTTTCACATAGTTGTCTTTTCCCCTCCACTACCGGCAGGTTCACGATTGAAACAGCCGGTGTCGTAAACGTGTTCACCGACAAAAAGGGAGTCTATCTTAAAATGACACAGCAGAGCGAAACTGTTTCGAGAACTTACGACCTAATATTTTTACTTGAAGAAACAATTGCTCCTCTTTTTTACAATCTCTTGTCTAAAGAACAGTACCGCGACGGAGGGCGCGACATGAAAAGTCTTCTTTATCTATCCGGGGGTTGTCTTTGCCTTGCTCAATCACCGGAATACTGGGTGAAAATAGATGAAACGGAAGCGTTTTACGGCATAGAGAGATCTGTTTGGTCAATACCCGGGACCATTTATTTCGAGCCGGACTTTTACGGATATTCTCCCAAATCCTACATTGTCCGGCATGATTCTTTCGCGCTTCACGGCAAAGACCTGATTTTTCTGTTTGACCTGCCTTCTGACGAGAGATTTTTCCCTACGACATCATGGATCGGCATTTCCGATCAGGACATCTCCCGTTTTTTAAATATATGGTCTGCTTTTCTCGGATACAATTTCGCTGTCTCTTCTTCTTCTTACACCGGTTTTGATCCCTCATTCAAAATTGTCGGCGGATCGACGGAAGATTATCTCGAACTGATAATATATCTGCAGGACAGTGAGATATCCCACGGAAAAGATCTTTTTTCCATGTACTTTTCCAATCCTTCATTACCGGATTATAACTGCGAGATATCCCTCTTTCCTCATGATCAATCGAACACGGAACAGCTAATTTTAAAATTATCAAATTTTCAGGAAAGTTCTCATGTAAAAGCGAGGTCCGTTTCACAATCCGAAAACACGATCATATTTCTAGTCGAAATCCCTGTTTCAGATCTAAAAGACGCCCTCAATCTTGAAGGTAAATTGAACATTGTCTCGGCATTTCTAAAATACAGAGACGTGGACGGAGAAACGGTCTCCTTTGTTTCTCTCCCATCAAATGCCGATCCTTCCCGGCGAGAAACCTGGGCGGACATAATATTCGGAGAACTCACTTTAAAATAGAGGAGACCAGATGGCCGGCAGTACCACCCTAACTGAATCGGAAATTAAAACCGTAATAGACTCTGACCTCTACGATCCCTTTTCAATACTGGGAATGCACAGGAAAGTAACAGAATCTTCAAACGTCCTCGCTGTCCGTGTTTTCACCCCCGACGCCAAATATGTAGAAATAATAGGAAACAGAGAAACCAGGAAAGCCGAGATGATACATTCGGCGGGTCTTTTCGAAGCGTTGTTTCCCGACGGAGAACATTTTTTCCCCTACAGAATAAAATGTTCCTGGAACGGCGACGAAAGCGTCATAATGGACGACCCCTACAGACTTCCTCCTGTCCTTTCCGATTATGACATTTATCTTTTTAACGAAGGCTCAAACACAATGGCTTACGAAAAACTCGGGGCTCACGTCATGGTTTTCGAATCTTTAAAGGGAACTGTTTTTTCAGTCTGGGCTCCAAACGCGAAAAGAGTCAGCGTCGTGGGAGATTTCAACCACTGGGACGGCAGGCGACACCCCATGCGGTCCCGCGGCAACAGCGGAATTTGGGAGCTTTTTATTCCCGGTATCGAAGAAGGGGTTTTGTATAAATATGAAATAAAAACAAAACAGAATCTAATATCCATTCGAACCGATCCGTACGGTTTCTTTTTTGAGAAAAGGCCGCGAACTGCCTCGGCAGTATTCGACCTTACAAAGTACAAATGGAATGACTCGGAATGGATGCGCCGGAGAGTACTGCCTCTTGAAAAACCTGTTGCAATCTACGAAATGCACTTGTCGAGCTGGATGAAAAAATCCAAAGACGAAATTAATGGAAATCTGACGTACAGGGATATTCCTGATCTTCTGATCCCTTATCTTCTGGAAATGGGATTCAATTACGTCGAATTCCTGCCAATAGCAGAACACCCGCTCGACGATTCCTGGGGATATCAGGTGACGGGCTACTACGCACCTACAAGCAGATACGGCAACCCAGATGACTTCAGATATCTGGTCGACAGACTTCACGAAGCCGGAATAGGAGTCATTCTTGACTGGGTTCCCGGGCACTTTCCGAGAGACACTCACGCCCTCGCCATGTTTGACGGCACTGCCCTTTACGAGCATCAGGATCCCAAACAGGGTCAAAATCCCGACTGGGGAACCCTTGTCTTCAACTACGAAAGGCGCGAGGTCAGATCTTTTCTCGTATCCAACGCAATTTTCTGGTTCGATAAATTTCACATTGACGGCCTTAGAGTGGACGCAGTCGCTTCCATGCTTTATCTTGACTACTCGAAAAAAGAAGGCGAGTGGATACCGAATAAATACGGAGGAAAAGAGAATCTCGAAGCCATCGATTTTCTAAAGACCCTGAATCTGAAGATTTACGAATTGTTCCCTTCCGCTCTGATGATAGCCGAAGAATCTACAAGCTGGCCGATGGTCTCAAAACCTGTCTATCTGGGAGGTCTGGGTTTCGCGTTCAAGTGGAACATGGGATGGATGAACGATTTTTTCAGATACATGGGAAAAGATCCGATTTTCAGAAAATTTCACAGAAACGACATAACTTTTTCGCTTCTTTACGCTTTCACGGAAAACTTTATTCTTCCGGTCTCTCACGATGAAGTCGTTCACGGAAAACGCTCACTGATTTCGAAAATGCCGGGAGATTACTGGCAGAAATTTGCAAACACACGCCTTTCACTCGGATACATGTTCGCTCATCCGGGCAAAAAACTGCTTTTCATGGGCTCTGAGATCGGCCAGTGGGAAGAATGGCAGTTCAACAAAAGTCTCGACTGGCATCTTTTGAACTACGAACCCCACGCAAAGCTCAAAAAATTCGTCGCCGATCTGATCGGCGTATATAATAATACCAAAGCTCTCTGGGAAGAAGACTTCAGCTTTCAGGGATTTTCATGGATCGACTTTTACGATTCCGACAGTTCTGTCATAGCTTTCGTCAGATGGAGTAAGAACAAAAATAACCACGTTGTTGTCGTCTGTAATTTTACACCGGTAGTCAGGCATAGTTACAGAATAGGCGTGCCTTCAGGAACTTACTACAGCGAGTTGATTAACAGTGATTCCGAATTTTACTACGGAAGCAATGTCGGCAATTACGGCAGGATTAAATCTGACGACAAGCCATGGCACTCTTACCCATATTCTGTTGAAATTACCCTTCCTCCTCTTTCCGTCCTATATCTTGCGCCTGATAACGGCTGAAGAAAATAATAAAAAAAAGAACATAATTTTCCGTCTTAATGTTTCAGCCGCCCAAAATGTCAAGCAAATCCTTTGTCGAATAAGGTTTTTGAAGAAACCTGACATTCTTGTCAAGAACTCCTTTCTGTACTATTGTGTTTTCAGTATACCCTGAAAAGAAAACTACCTTCAGTTGTTTTTTCTTTTTTAACAGGTTTTGAGCCAGTTCCTTTCCGCTCATGTTAGGCATGACTACGTCCGTGAGTAATATGCTGATTTCTTCCGAATTCGTATTAAACGTCTCAATTGCTTCTTTGCCGTTGTCGGCTGTAAACACTCTGTATCCGAAACTGGCTAGCGTCTCTTTTGTGACATTTCTTACTCCCGGATCGTCTTCAACAAGAAGAACCGTCTCATTTATTCTCACTTCGGGCATAGGGTGGTTTTTATCGGATTCTGTTTCGCCTTCATCTTCAACTTTCGGAAAATAGCATTTAAATGTCGAGCCCTTTCCCAACTCGCTGTAAACATAAACGTAACTGTGATTCTGCTTAATAATTCCGTAAACCGTAGATAATCCCAATCCCGTTCCCTTGTCTTTTTCTTTCGTCGTAAAAAAAGGTTCGAATATCAGGCTTTTAACTGTTTCGTCCATACCTGTTCCGTTGTCGCTTATTGACACGAGGACATATTTACCCGGTTCCACCCATGCTTTGCTTTTTGAGGATGAGAAATCAAACTCCGCGTTTGACGTCTCAATCGTCAAAATTCCTCCGTCGGGCATCGCGTCGCGGGCGTTTACGACAATGTTTATTATCACCTGTTCTATCTGGCCGGGATCCATTCTTATTTTCCACAGGTTTTCTTGAAGAAACAGTTTTGTCTCTATGTCTTCGCCGAGAATTCGGCGGAACATATCGTGTTGTCTTGTTATAAGTCCGTTGAGATCAATCGTCCTGGGTTTGATTATTTGTTTTCTGCTGAAAGCGAGCAGTTGACCGGTGAGCCGTTGCCCTCTTTCTCCCCCCGCCATCATTTGTTCCAAAGCACTTTTTGTACTTTCCGCCGGATTCTCCCTCAATAATAGATCGCAGTAACCGATAATGATTGTCAGAATATTGTTGAAATCGTGCGCTATCCCTCCGGCAAGTCTTCCTATGGCTTCCATTTTCTGAGACTGAGAAAGCTGATCAAAAAGCTTTTTACGTTCCGTTATGTCCGAAACAAATCCTTCGAGATAAAAAGGATTCCCTTCATCATCATAAACAAGACGCGTACTTATAGAAACCCATATTTTCTGCGCGTTTTTTCTGAATAACTGGATCTCTCTGTCAACTACTTTTCCGTTTTGTAAAATGTCAGAAATATATTTTTTCCTGTCTTCCGACGCAACGTAGAGTTGTTTTTCAATGTTTTTGCAGTTTTCAATTAAATCTTTCCTGGAATCGTAACCTAGAATGTTTATAAGAGCCGGATTGGCATCAATAAAACGGCCTTCAACTGTCGACTGGAATATCCCCTCAATCGCATTTTCATAGATGTCCCTGTATCTTTTTTCGCTTTCGATCAAAGCGATTTCGGCTCGATTTTTTTCGGCGATTTCCTGTTCAAGAGTGTGTATAAGATCCTGGAATCGCGTTGTCATGTCGTTAAAAGCTTTCGCCAAAATGTCAAATTCGTTTCCCCTCGACATTTTGACTCTAAACGAAAAATCTCCTCCCTCTATTGCTTTTGAAGCATCTACAAGCTTGGATATCGGCGACACTATGCTTCTCGAAGTAACAAAGTCCCCCATGATTCCGACAAAAAGAGCCATCAAAGCGGTAATAACCCAGAAAATCCTCATCGTCTTCATCGTCTGCACGGCATTGTTCATCGAGGCTTCGATTTCACTGTGAAGATTTGAATGAAGACGATTCATTTTAAAATCGAATCTTCTTTGCAAAGACGCCAAATCGTTGTGCCTCAAGTATTGAGCGCTGGCCCATTTTCCCTGTTCTATGTCTTTTGAAACCCTGTCTATGGCATCGTCAAGTTTAACTGACAGCTCAGTAATTTCATCAATTGTTGTCAGGTAATTTTTTGCAGACTCATTTTTGCTGAACAAAAACGAATTTCTCATTAATTGTATTTCCGACAGCAAATTCTCCATCGCCAGTTTCAGTCTTCCTTCAATTAAGACGCTTTGACGCGTCAGCAGGACGTTATCCACTTCCGTTGATATTTCCAGCCACTTTTGATCAACTCTGATTAATGTTTCATGCCGAGCGGAATTTTGGATGACATTGTCGACAACTCTCTCGACCGAGATCGTATAGGCAAATCCCAAGACGCATGAAAGAACGACGAAAATCACTATTATGGAAAAACCAGCAACGGTCCTCTGTCTTATTGACATTTTAGGCTTTGTTAACTTCATTTTATTCTGACTGTCGCCGTTTATCTTGTTATGAGCGCCAGCTCGATGAATATCGTGTCAGGAATATCTTTGCCGGAAAGAAATTCCATGATAGTCTCGATTCCTATGCGCCCCATTTCCTCGGGTCTTTGCGCTATTGTAGCTGACATTTCATTTTTTTCGAGCGAAACGATCGCTTCTTCAATTCCGTCAAATCCTATAAAAACAATTCCGTTCAACCTTCCGGCTTTTTTAGCCGCTTCGATCGCACCGAGTATCATGTCGTCGTTGTGGGCAAATACACCGTTTATTTCCGGGAATTCGTTCAATATATCCGAGAACACTTTTTCTCCGTCAGCCTTGTTGAAGCAGGCAGTTGCAGAAACGACAATTTCGATCTGGGGATAGTTTGAAACGGCACGATTGAAACCCAGTCCGCGTTCTGTTGCCGCCGAAGAGCCCGGAGTGCCGATCAACTCAACTACTTTTCCTTTTCGGTTGAGCGTTTCAGCAAGATAAACACCCGCCATCATCCCGCCTTCTATATTGTTCGACGCGATATGACAAACGACGGAGTCGCAGGAGATGCTTCTGTCAATCGTGAATACGGGAACTCCCGAAGACGAAGCTGATCTGATCGCAGGGCATAACATATCGCTGACCGGATTCAGCAGTATTGCGGCCGCTCCTCTTTCGACGAGTTCGCCGATCTGTCTGAACTGGAGGTCTTCATCATCGTTCGCATATAAAACGACCAGTTCGACGCCGTGTTCTTCAGCGGACTCATTAGCGCCCTTAACAAGAGATACAAAAAAAGGAGTCTCTTCCGACATGCTTATAAGCAAACCGACAATAACTGTATCGTTGTCTCCGTTTTTAGTGTCATCCTCTTTACCAGAACAGTTCGGTACGGTTACTGCCAATATAATTAACGATGAAATTTTAAACAACACGCAAAAAAAATGACTTAACAATTTCGGCATTAGAAACCTCCTTTATAAGCGGTAAGTTTCCGATCCGGCTATCCGGTTAAATTATAGAATAAATCGGGAATATAAAACACAAAAAATATTACTGCTGAAAATAATCCAAAATATCCAAATCAGTACAATAAAGATTTCCAGGCCTTTTCTTCATACGGCTTAAAAAATTCGTTTTTTATATTAAGCGTCTCAGGTTTTTACCTGTATCTGACAGGGCAAATCAAAACAAACAGCGGTTGTATTTATTACAATACAATCACGTCCTGTATTTTCAGAAAACAATCAATTCTTGTGAATCTCCATGAATTTACTGTCAGCTACTGCAAAAAGTTTTCCTTCTGTAAGTATCTCGCCTTTCAGGCGGAACATTCCGTGAATCCTGTCTTTAAAGCATGCCCTTACTAAAAGTTTTGAATCGACCGGCACAGGTTTTAAAAATCGGACGTTCAGTTCAGCCGTGAATGCCGAAACATTTTTATTAAACAAACAATGAGTCATCGCGCAGTCGAGAAGACTGCATATAATTCCTCCGTGAAGGTATCCTTCATATCCCTGAAGCAGTTTTTCACATTCAAATTCAGTGTACACGCATCCGTCTTCTGCGGTTTTGAATTTAAGCCCGAGCGAAGCGGGATTTTCTTCTCCGCAAAATCTGCAGTGCCTGTGAGAAAGAGGGATACGGACGAAGGAAGAGCTTTCAGTGGTCACAGACGTTTTCTCCCGTCTTCAGACTTCCTTCCAAATAACTCTCGACAAGTTTTTCAGGCGTTTCGATAGGAGCTCCGACGACTACTTCAATTTCCATTTCGACGAAAAGGGACCTAGCCTTGTTCCCCATTCCTCCGGTTATTATTGTTTCTACGCCTTTTTCTCCAAGCCATTTCGGCAGAAGACCCGGTTCGTGAGGAGGCGCAGGAACATCTTCCCTGTTCGTTATTTTTTTGGAGGTCTTGTCTGCGGTGATTATGGCAAAAGTGTCGCAATGCCCGAAATGAGCGTTCAAAAGACCGTTGGCAACGGGAACGGCTATTTTCATAGTTTCCTCCGCGGTTGTTTGTAATTTTTCTATACCGTTGGTCAAAGTATTATTTATTATAATTTTTTCAGCAATGGCCGAAAAAAGGATTGCCGACTGCGAATGTTCCAGTCTTTTGACGAGAGGAAGACCTTCGTCGCCTGAGTCCACAACAGCCGGATCGATTGGAATGCTCCCCAGATAAGGCACTTTAAATGCTCGCGCCGTTTTCTCTCCGCCTCCCGTTTTAAAAATGTCGGTTCTCCTGCCGCAATGAGGACACACAAAACCGCTCATGTTTTCTATGAGACCTGTGACAGGAAGTCCCAGTTTGACGCAGAAATTCAGAGATTTTCTTACATCGGCTGCGGCGACTTCCTGCGGAGTTGTCACGACAACAGCTTCGACACCCGCCCCGAGAAGCTGAACCGTCGAAAGAATTTCGTCTCCAGTTCCCGGAGGACAGTCTATTATTAGAAAATCGAGCTTTCCCCATTTTACGTCTTTGAGGAACTGTTTAATCATTCCCGCTTTCATCGGGCCTCTCCATATAACCGCGTCGTCAGGTTTTTCAAGAAGAAATCCTATCGAAATTACTTTTAAATTTTCGATGTCTCCTAATTCAACGGGCAGTATTTCATATCCGTCGCTGACTGCCCTCGTCTGGGTCATATCAAGCATTGTCGGAATACTCGGCCCGTGAATGTCGATGTCGAGAAGACCGACCTTTTTGCCGAGCAGAGCGAGTGACAAGGCTAAATTCACCGACACAGTGCTTTTCCCTACACCGCCCTTGCCCGATAAAACAACTATTTTTCTGTCAATTCCGGATATTTTGTCTCTGAGCGCTTTTTCTTCGTCGTTATTCACAGTATTTTTCTGCATAGCGTCTCCCATAAATTAATTATTTCCCTGACACAGGCGCCTTCTCCGTATTCAACAACAGTCCTGCCGTTCACCTGAGCTTCCGTTACATTTTTGTCGTAATGTATTTTACCGCAAAAAAAGACCCCCGAGTCAACGCAATATTGTTCTATTCCGCGTGTCTTCTCAGGATTTATGTCCCATTTATTCACGCATACGTAAATAGGTATTCTGAAATGTTTCGCGAGGTCTGCCACCCTTTCCAGGTCATGTTCTCCGGACAATGACGGCTCAGTCACAATGAGCGCCGCATCTGCGCCTGTGACAGAAGCTATTACGGGACATCCTATGCCGGGCGGCCCGTCCACTATTATCAGTTGCGCCTTTGATTTTTCAGCTTCCTCTTTCGCTTTTTTTCTGACCAGGCTGACAAGTTTGCCTGAATTTTCCGCTCCGCTGTCAAGTCTGGCGTGAACCATTTTTCCGCAAGACACTTCGGACACGAACCATTCTCCGCAATCTCTTTCGGGAAATCCGATCGCTTGAACCGGACAAAAACGGACGCAGACTCCGCATCCTTCGCAACCTGTTTCGGCGACACTGTATTTTCCGGTTTTTTTATTTAAAATGACGGCTTCGAATTTACACAGCAATTCACATTTCCCGCACGAAATACATTTCGCAGGGTCGATGACTGCCAGATTTCCGCTTTTGAACCGGCCCCGGGAGATCGTTTTCGGATTCAGCACAAGATGAAGATCGGCTGCGTCCACGTCGCAGTCGGCGACGACGACGTTTTTCGATAAAAATGCGAAGGAAGCCGTAAGGCTGGTTTTTCCTGTGCCGCCTTTTCCGCTTATTACAACTATTTCTTTCAAAAATATTTCCCCTTGAAACGAGCCGCAATATCATCAATAATTTTTATAAATTCATTTTCAATTTCCGGAAGGGCGTCCAAAATGCTTTTTCCTCTTGAACAGGCTTCGGCTATTTTTCTGTCTTCCATTATTTTCATCAATATTTCGATTCCTTCTTTTTCACAGAACTCTTCGACCCCTTTATAGTTTGAACCCCAACGGTTGATTATGACTCCGAAGGGGATTTTCATTTTCCTGACTGTCTCAGCCGCGAGGACGAGGTCGTGTTTCCCAAAAGGCGTAGGTTCTGTCACAAGAATCGCGTAATCCGCTCCGCTGACTGCCGTTATCATGGGACAGGAAGTTCCTGGCGGACAATCTATTAGAGTCAGCCCCTTCGGATTCCCTCGCTTTTTTACCGCGCGAATGACGGGAGGGGACATTGCTTTTCCAACTTTCAATACTCCCTGTACAAAAAAAACACTTTCCTTGCAGGCGCTTTCCACTTGCCCAATGACCGCTTTTTTATATTTTATAGCGTTTTCAGGGCAGACGAGAGAGCACCCGCCGCAACTGTGGCACAAATCCTCGAAAACGAGCACTTCTTTTGCAGTGACTGCCAATGCGTTGAAATTGCAGAAATCCGAGCACTCACCGCAGTGTGAGCATTTAGTTAAATCTATCGAAGGTACTGAAACAGCGACTTCTTCGCTTTTTAAAGCTCCTGTGTCTAAAAACAACCCGGCGTTAGGCTCTTCGACATCGCAATCCAAAAGAGTTATCTTTTTTCGGCAAGACAAAGCCAACGCTATGGCCACTGTTGTCTTTCCTGTGCCTCCTTTTCCCGAAGCAACGGCTATAGTCATACCCAGTGAGATTCTACGTCCGGATTGTCCGCGGCTCCGAGTTTTCCGTTTTTAAAATCATCGAGCGCCTCTCTTACAGTCGGCGCGCTTGAGTGGTAAACGGCAATTCCGGCACTTTTGAGAACGGCGAAAGCTTTTGGACCGGTGTGCCCTGTAATGAGTGCGGCGGCTCCTGATCCGGCTATTTTCTGAGCCGATTGAACTCCGGCCCCCTGAACCGCGTTTAGATTTTGTTCGTTATCGAGAACAGTAAAACTGCCGTCTTCAATGTTAAAAATAATGAAATTCGACGCTCTGCCGAAGCGACTGTCAAGCGGGGAATCAAGATCTTTCCCCGCACAAGTGACGGCGACTTTCAATTATCGCCCGCCATTTCTTCAAGACGTTTGTTAATCTGGTCCAATTGTGATTTCAGGGCTTCAGCCGTCTGCTTCAGCGAATCTTTTTCGTTTACGGATTCACTCGAAAAATTTGATCCGAATTGGCCAAATCTCTGCCATCCCCAAAACATTCTCCCGAAACCTCTTCCTCCGAATCTGCCTGTTCCAAAACCCCTACCTTTGCCAAATCCCGCCGTCGTGTTCATGAATCCGGGAACAGAGTAACCCGGGCAAAAGCCCATTCCTCTTCCCGTCATGGGGCCGGCGCCCCAAGGTCCGGTTCCATTTCCACCTGGCATAAAATCCTCCTTTTTTATTGTTTTTTATATTAACGGCCAAATTTTCTTCTGCCGCCGCACCTGCGCTGTTTCCTGTTGCGGTTTCCGGCAAATCTGCACCCCGGCATTGAATATTCTATCTTTGACGACCTGTTTGTCCACGCATTGAGTACATCCGTAATGTCTCCGGCGACAAAAGGAATCAGTTCAATACCTTTGCTTAAAACCTCGCGTGAGCCTTTTTCGGATATCGCACCACATATAAGAGCTGTGACTCCTTTTTCGTATAAAAATCCGACTTTTTCCTGTACCGTTTCCTGAGACAATGAAAAAAAAATTTTCTCCACGGATCCGTCTGTTTGAAAACTGTACACGACTGCACTTTCGGAAGCGTCAAAAACCGGGGCAATCCTGTCAT includes the following:
- the sppA gene encoding signal peptide peptidase SppA; translation: MSYSSDNSRRLKIFLAVFIITAIFFTTLLSKLIYDFFKNMAYQRDTNASCLCIRLSGNYREIPGFYPADLFSGYNDITVEDLIQAIKKARGDENIHSIFLEIHGIENGWSSVSDIRKELEHFRRNGKKVYVYINGATDKEYFLASVADSIYLSPTGSLFIDGLSSTVLFYAGLSEKLGVHWEVFSKGDYKSAPNVLTDTSLSTSSREDLTKILTSIHELYVLEVEKYRDDLFMPYDVILDSGPYLSAAKALSLHLVDRLESYENISAHFGIADSSINPRKYISQDINAFSREKSVCIIFIEGEISYGDNSLFGSDESQDARVIAEFIMKAADNDGFKALVIRVNSPGGDLDASFAIGKAVEYAASRKPVVASMGDMAASGGYFVSMYSDVIVASEFTVTGSIGVFMLKPDVSGLLLKTGLSVDTVKTNVSSDFMSIYRPLSPRETEILESYASEAYSLFTSEVSLNRELDSAFVESVAGGRVWTGREAYKLALIDTLGGLDLAVAIAKEMAEISVETSIGVEIYPEPSFSIKNLRKRAWMAIAGRVFPEASGILFLGEKNFSFKPSLIFPYKLEIH
- the glgB gene encoding 1,4-alpha-glucan branching protein GlgB, encoding MAGSTTLTESEIKTVIDSDLYDPFSILGMHRKVTESSNVLAVRVFTPDAKYVEIIGNRETRKAEMIHSAGLFEALFPDGEHFFPYRIKCSWNGDESVIMDDPYRLPPVLSDYDIYLFNEGSNTMAYEKLGAHVMVFESLKGTVFSVWAPNAKRVSVVGDFNHWDGRRHPMRSRGNSGIWELFIPGIEEGVLYKYEIKTKQNLISIRTDPYGFFFEKRPRTASAVFDLTKYKWNDSEWMRRRVLPLEKPVAIYEMHLSSWMKKSKDEINGNLTYRDIPDLLIPYLLEMGFNYVEFLPIAEHPLDDSWGYQVTGYYAPTSRYGNPDDFRYLVDRLHEAGIGVILDWVPGHFPRDTHALAMFDGTALYEHQDPKQGQNPDWGTLVFNYERREVRSFLVSNAIFWFDKFHIDGLRVDAVASMLYLDYSKKEGEWIPNKYGGKENLEAIDFLKTLNLKIYELFPSALMIAEESTSWPMVSKPVYLGGLGFAFKWNMGWMNDFFRYMGKDPIFRKFHRNDITFSLLYAFTENFILPVSHDEVVHGKRSLISKMPGDYWQKFANTRLSLGYMFAHPGKKLLFMGSEIGQWEEWQFNKSLDWHLLNYEPHAKLKKFVADLIGVYNNTKALWEEDFSFQGFSWIDFYDSDSSVIAFVRWSKNKNNHVVVVCNFTPVVRHSYRIGVPSGTYYSELINSDSEFYYGSNVGNYGRIKSDDKPWHSYPYSVEITLPPLSVLYLAPDNG
- a CDS encoding response regulator is translated as MSIRQRTVAGFSIIVIFVVLSCVLGFAYTISVERVVDNVIQNSARHETLIRVDQKWLEISTEVDNVLLTRQSVLIEGRLKLAMENLLSEIQLMRNSFLFSKNESAKNYLTTIDEITELSVKLDDAIDRVSKDIEQGKWASAQYLRHNDLASLQRRFDFKMNRLHSNLHSEIEASMNNAVQTMKTMRIFWVITALMALFVGIMGDFVTSRSIVSPISKLVDASKAIEGGDFSFRVKMSRGNEFDILAKAFNDMTTRFQDLIHTLEQEIAEKNRAEIALIESEKRYRDIYENAIEGIFQSTVEGRFIDANPALINILGYDSRKDLIENCKNIEKQLYVASEDRKKYISDILQNGKVVDREIQLFRKNAQKIWVSISTRLVYDDEGNPFYLEGFVSDITERKKLFDQLSQSQKMEAIGRLAGGIAHDFNNILTIIIGYCDLLLRENPAESTKSALEQMMAGGERGQRLTGQLLAFSRKQIIKPRTIDLNGLITRQHDMFRRILGEDIETKLFLQENLWKIRMDPGQIEQVIINIVVNARDAMPDGGILTIETSNAEFDFSSSKSKAWVEPGKYVLVSISDNGTGMDETVKSLIFEPFFTTKEKDKGTGLGLSTVYGIIKQNHSYVYVYSELGKGSTFKCYFPKVEDEGETESDKNHPMPEVRINETVLLVEDDPGVRNVTKETLASFGYRVFTADNGKEAIETFNTNSEEISILLTDVVMPNMSGKELAQNLLKKKKQLKVVFFSGYTENTIVQKGVLDKNVRFLQKPYSTKDLLDILGG